GCACTCTGGGTGATCGCCATCACCAGCGTGCTCAGCAATCTGGACAATCTCTTCAACCTCATCGGATACGCCGGTGGTTTCGCCACGGGCAACGTCGTAGGCATGATGATCGAGGAGCGTCTGGCTGTTGGCTTCAGCCACGTCCGCATCATCAGCTCCCGGCGGGGAAGCGCCATCGCAGAGGCACTTCGCCATGCCGGACACGCCGTAACGGAGATTTCGGGCCGGGGAAAAGACGGAACCGTTTCCGTCTTGAACTGCAGCGTAAAACGCCGCAAAGTGAGAACCGTACGAAAGAGCATCAACGAAATCGATCCGGATGCCTTCGTCACCGTCGAGGACATCCGCCCGCTCCACCGAGGCTACTGGAGAGGCTGAGTGGAGAAGGCCGGATAAGATGCGCGTCGGCTATCCCATCGTCACACTTCTCGTGACCATCGTTCTCGCCAGCCTCGTCGGATTCGCAGGCGTTACCCTTCCCCCCGCGCCGACCGTGGCCTGGTCTGCGATTTCCAGCGGTATCGTCCCCATCCTCATCTTCCTGCTGCGCACCAGCGATCTGACCATTTCCACGATTCGCACGTTGACCATCGTGCAAGGACGCAGAACTACGGCCTGGCTGCTCGCCTTCCTTCAATCCTCTCTGTTTGTGGTCGGTGTTGCGGGTGTCCTGGAAGATCTCGACAATCCCTGGAATCTCGCAGCATATGCCCTTGGTTTCGCCTTCGGGAACGTGCTGGGGATGGCAATCGATTCGAAGATTGCACCCGGACACATCCTGCTGCGGATCACCTCATCGAATCTGGGTGAAGCGTTGAGCACACATCTCCGCGCAGAAGGTCACGGGGTGACCGAACTATCCGGCACGGGTTTGATGGGGACGGTGCACACGCTGCTCACGTTCGTTCCCCGCAAGGAACTCTGGCACGTCAAGCGCCAAATCCTGGAAATCGATCGGAACGCTTTCATCACCATGGAGCCGGTTCGGCAGTTGCAGGGAGGCTGGAAAACTTGAAATAATTATTACAATTAGAAACGTTATTCTATCGAGCTTCGAAAATAAATCACCCTCTCAAGCTAAGAAAATATATTCCACCTCTTTCCTGAATTTATGGAGTACAACCCTGTCTCGTTATAGGAACAATTTCAAAATTAAAAATATCCTTCCAATGTGAATAATAGCTAACATC
The window above is part of the Anaerolineales bacterium genome. Proteins encoded here:
- a CDS encoding DUF2179 domain-containing protein — its product is MLDLLAINPAFMPLVIFFLRVTDMSLDTLRVLFVIRGRRPFAWIFGFIQSALWVIAITSVLSNLDNLFNLIGYAGGFATGNVVGMMIEERLAVGFSHVRIISSRRGSAIAEALRHAGHAVTEISGRGKDGTVSVLNCSVKRRKVRTVRKSINEIDPDAFVTVEDIRPLHRGYWRG
- a CDS encoding DUF5698 domain-containing protein encodes the protein MRVGYPIVTLLVTIVLASLVGFAGVTLPPAPTVAWSAISSGIVPILIFLLRTSDLTISTIRTLTIVQGRRTTAWLLAFLQSSLFVVGVAGVLEDLDNPWNLAAYALGFAFGNVLGMAIDSKIAPGHILLRITSSNLGEALSTHLRAEGHGVTELSGTGLMGTVHTLLTFVPRKELWHVKRQILEIDRNAFITMEPVRQLQGGWKT